The following coding sequences lie in one Aspergillus luchuensis IFO 4308 DNA, chromosome 8, nearly complete sequence genomic window:
- a CDS encoding germin family protein (COG:S;~EggNog:ENOG410PW4S;~InterPro:IPR014710,IPR006045,IPR011051;~PFAM:PF00190;~SECRETED:SignalP(1-23)) yields the protein MIFSFSLYFDLTIILALVLQARAVPHPVAKRSNSDLSLTAQLRLADTAIERYKLLPNDSDFVFNFTGTEQIPVATSQNWPALVDVGAAISMSQLPACSMSFLHLHPRATELFALNSGHILSEMVPQAGVLDSNNSQRVIRTDLRPGQVTIYPAGSFHTQVNPDCEPANFTAAFTSDEFAVSLVAEQLFSLSDGVIARTFGQSITGDDIEKIRKAVPSDMAIKLEECLTKCGMAKR from the exons acTTCGATCTTACGATCATACTCGCTCTGGTCCTCCAGGCGAGAGCAGTGCCGCACCCGGTAGCTAAGCGCTCAAATTCCGACCTCAGCTTGACGGCTCAACTTCGCCTTGCCGATAC GGCCATCGAGCGCTACAAACTGCTCCCTAATGACTCCGACTTTGTCTTCAACTTCACCGGCACGGAACAGATCCCAGTAGCCACAAGCCAGAACTGGCCAGCACTCGTCGATGTCGGCGCCGCTATTAGCATGTCACAACTTCCAG CATGTAGCATGagcttcctccacctccacccccgcgcCACTGAACTATTTGCTCTAAATTCCGGCCATATTCTCTCCGAAATGGTCCCTCAAGCTGGAGTTCTTGATAGTAACAACAGCCAGCGGGTTATCCGGACGGACCTGCGCCCCGGTCAAGTGACCATCTACCCTGCAGGTTCATTCCACACGCAAGTGAACCCGGACTGCGAGCCAGCGAACTTCACCGCTGCGTTTACGTCTGATGAATTCGCTGTGAGCCTGGTGGCGGAGCAACTGTTCTCCCTCAGTGATGGGGTCATTGCACGGACCTTTGGGCAGAGTATTACCGGGGATGATATTGAGAAAATTCGGAAAGCCGTCCCATCAGATATGGCGATTAAGTTGGAGGAGTGTTTGACGAAGTGTGGGATGGCGAAGCGGTGA
- a CDS encoding uncharacterized protein (COG:G;~EggNog:ENOG410PVVB;~InterPro:IPR013783,IPR026891;~PFAM:PF14310) — MVFQCDKIFYTDLNVPSIEALSVYPSGKKSVSRPVNLWDVIANVTVSVTNTGDRARAEIPQLYLSYPESAKQPVRQLQGFERVELARRERSTVTFPIRRQDVSFWDVEAEQWAVKEGEYKFSAGASSRDLRLSRTVTIRTDRCLVLAVVRVINNSLIV; from the exons atggTA TTTCAGTGTGACAAAATTTTCTACACCGACCTGAATGTCCCATCTATCGAAGCCCTTTCCGTCTACCCTTCAGGAAAGAAATCTGTCAGTAGACCAGTGAACCTATGGGACGTTATCGCGAACGTCACCGTCAGCGTCACGAACACCGGTGATAGGGCTAGAGCTGAAATTCCGCAATTGTACCTATCATATCCCGAGAGTGCGAAGCAGCCTGTGCGCCAGCTTCAAGGCTTTGAGCGGGTGGAGCTGGCTCGCAGGGAGAGGTCGACGGTGACGTTTCCGATCCGCAGACAGGATGTGTCATTTTGGGATGTGGAGGCGGAACAATGGGCTGTTAAGGAAGGTGAGTATAAATTTAGTGCAGGGGCGAGTTCAAGGGATTTGAGGTTGTCCAGGACGGTTACTATTCGGACAGATCGATGTCTGGTCCTTGCTGTTGTGAGGGTGATAAATAATTCTCTGATAGTCTAA
- a CDS encoding aromatic alcohol reductase (COG:S;~EggNog:ENOG410PVUI;~InterPro:IPR036291,IPR008030;~PFAM:PF13460,PF05368), whose product MAVKQKVLLLGATGETGASILNGLQESRNFDVEVLARPASADKPSVQKLREQGLTIWPVDLDDFNGLVSAMTGTDIFISAIGPNDLLQQKKLLQAAKIAGVKRVIPCAFTTVAAPTGAMLLRDEKEEVYNAIKYLGIPYTVIDVGYWYQISFPTLPSGKVDYAQIAPVKTIHGDGAAPNILTDLRDIGRYVARIILDDRTINRYVYTAGDVLSENEIYQIAEEVSGEKLEPSRVSNEDIEASVKQAKAALAESPHDNMKRIGVFVAQYEHSKYVRVDNSPRYADYLGYLNARELYPDFQPTSFRDFFAEVLAGKGRKVYS is encoded by the exons ATGGCTGTCAAGCAGAAAGTACTACTCCTTGGAGCGACTGGAGAGACTGGGGCCTCTATCCTGAATGGGCTGCAAGAATCTAGAAATTTC GATGTGGAGGTTTTAGCGCGGCCCGCTTCTGCAGATAAACCGTCGGTCCAAAAGCTCCGAGAGCAAGGCCTTACGATCTGGCCCGTAGATCTTGACGACTTTAATGGGCTTGTGTCTGCTATGACCGGTACCGATATTTTCATCAGTGCTATTGGACCCAATGACTTGctccagcagaagaagctacTCCAAGCAGCGAAGATTGCAGGTGTCAAAAGAGTCATTCCCTGTGCTTTCACCACGGTAGCAGCTCCAACGGGCGCTATGCTGCTTCGTGATGAG aaagaagaagtttaCAATGCCATCAAGTACTTGGGTATTCCTTATACCGTGATCGATGTTGGCTATTGGTATCAGATCTCATTTCCGACTCTCCCGTCTGGAAAAGTGGATTACGCCCAGATAGCTCCAGTGAAGACTATTCATGGGGATGGAGCAGCCCCTAATATTCTTACCGACCTACGTGACATCGGTCGATATGTCGCACGAATCATACTCGATGACCGAACTATTAACCGATATGTTTACACGGCCGGGGATGTACTTTCGGAGAACGAAATTTACCAGATCGCGGAAGAGGTCTCTGGAGAGAAGCTGGAGCCGTCTCGC GTATCAAATGAAGATATCGAAGCCAGTGTGAAGCAAGCTAAAGCCGCTCTCGCCGAGAGTCCTCACGATAACATGAAGCGCATCGGCGTTTTCGTGGCCCAGTATGAGCATAGCAAATACGTGCGGGTGGATAATAGTCCTCGCTATGCCGACTATCTGGGTTATCTCAATGCTAGAGAGCTCTATCCAGACTTCCAACCAACATCCTTTCGTGATTTCTTTGCGGAGGTCCTAGCTGGAAAAGGCAGGAAAGTGTATTCATAG
- a CDS encoding uncharacterized protein (COG:I;~EggNog:ENOG410Q1Y8;~InterPro:IPR000873,IPR020845,IPR042099,IPR025110;~PFAM:PF00501,PF13193;~TransMembrane:2 (o42-62i200-218o)), which translates to MECDRSGYTIDLIKNIVKRVGCGLHQLGAQGKRVMVYGDANINFPLAILGVIAAGAVCNVLAPGPLDELYSRLRQLNCDIVLFAPQDRKLVCVAAARLGISSEHLFMVDESFGGVNSDGWDDGAFRHWSHLLNTPGGDDYEWPRLSPAEARATTALLLYTSGTTGSSKLAERTHYGLIGNIEQTLQHYNLRKRSRETIFCNYKFCGMGFLILGFMLPLKARYKTIFPTRFESGTFMQTIERFKPTWLMLPKHLVRDLLAKFDKPSFPSVQHVLTGGAIIPYEMVDQWQRLHGSQMQSTYGMTEAGFYTFPDPTQVVEDATTGTLLPSLEAKIVGDQGEMLSRGQKGHVHIRTPFAMKGYFKEPEQTAQTITEDGWIKTGDIGWVDERDQFYIVGRQKDLFKINGDNVSAAEIEMAILQHPDITDVAVIPVTRDGDEEPIPRGYIVKSKDSPLTIDELMHWMQTELTSRMQLLGGATFIDEIPISNVGNSKVDRRKLSELAEREMQALSHAEHEADQPNQGA; encoded by the exons ATGGAATGCGATCGTTCAGGATACACAATCGACCTGATCAAGAATATCGTGAAGCGAGTCGGTTGCGGCCTTCATCAGCTGGGAGCGCAAGGCAAGCGAGTCATGGTCTACGGCGACGCGAACATTAACTTCCCCCTGGCTATTCTTGGGGTTATTGCTGCTGGAGCAGTATGCAATGTTCTTGCTCCTGGCCCTTTAGATGAATTGTATTCCCGGTTGCGGCAACTGAACTGTGACATTGTCCTTTTCGCGCCTCAGGATCGAAAGCTCGTCTGcgttgcagcagcaaggtTGGGTATTTCTAGCGAGCATCTTTTCATGGTTGACGAGTCTTTCGGTGGCGTGAATTCCGACGGTTGGGATGACGGTGCTTTCAGACACTGGAGCCATCTTTTAAATACGCCTGGCGGTGACGATTATGAGTGGCCTAGACTGTCGCCCGCGGAGGCAAGGGCAACGACTGCTCTCCTGCTCTACACTTCCGG GACAACAGGATCTTCCAAACTCGCAGAACGCACTCACTATGGCCTTATTGGAAATATTGAGCAGACTCTACAGCACTATAACCTTCGGAAGAGAAGCAGAGAGACCATATTCTGCAATTATAAGTTCTGCGGTATGGGATTTCTGATATTGGGATTCATGCTCCCTCTGAAGGCTCGATATAAGACGATATTTCCTACGAGATTTGAGTCCGGAACCTTCATGCAAACCATTGAACGATTCAAACCTACCTGGCTGATGCTCCCTAAGCACCTGGTACGCGATCTCCTGGCAAAATTCGACAAGCCCAGCTTCCCGAGTGTACAACATGTCCTCACCGGCGGCGCGATCATCCCCTACGAGATGGTCGACCAGTGGCAGCGACTACATGGATCTCAAATGCAGAGTACATATGGAATGACCGA GGCAGGTTTCTATACATTCCCCGATCCAACTCAGGTGGTAGAGGATGCCACAACAGGAACTTTGCTTCCAAGTCTGGAGGCGAAGATAGTTGGCGACCAGGGCGAAATGCTAAGCAGAGGCCAGAAAGGACATGTTCATATAAGGACCCCATTTGCCATGAAGGGCTACTTCAAAGAGCCTGAGCAAACTGCTCAGACCATAAcagaggatggatggatcaagACGGGCGACATTGGCTGGGTTGATGAGCGCGATCAATTTTATATTGTTGGTCGCCAAAAG GACCTATTCAAAATCAATGGCGACAATGTTTCTGCAGCTGAGATCGAGATGGCTATCTTACAACATCCGGATATTACCGATGTCGCTGTTATTCCAGTCACTAG ggatggagacgaagaacCCATTCCTCGTGGCTATATTGTCAAATCGAAAGACTCACCCTTAACCATCGACGAATTGATGCACTGGATGCAGACAGAACTCACTTCACGCATGCAGCTCCTTGGTGGTGCAACCTTCATCGACGAAATTCCAATCTCGAAT GTTGGAAATAGCAAAGTCGACCGTCGGAAACTGAGTGAGCTCGCCGAGAGAGAGATGCAGGCACTAAGCCATGCAGAGCACGAGGCGGACCAGCCAAACCAGGGTGCTTAA